Proteins found in one uncultured Desulfuromonas sp. genomic segment:
- a CDS encoding phosphomannomutase, whose translation MELTCFKAYDIRGRLPDELNEEIAYRIGRAYAEFLKPQKVIVGRDVRLSSTSLCAALAKGLTEAGVDVFDIGLCGTEEVYFATFSQNMDGGIMVTASHNPMDFNGMKLVREQSKPISSDTGLKEIQTMVAANRFVEPQRQGTIQSLDVTQEYVDHLLSYIDVNALKPLKVVVNAGNGCAGPTIDRLEKYLPFEFIKIYHEPDGHFPNGIPNPILPENRAATVEALNAHNADVGIAWDGDFDRCFFFDETGRFIEGYYLVGLLGLALLQSNPGAKIIHDPRLVWNTVDMVTEAGGQAIQCKSGHAFIKERMRSEDAIYGGEMSAHHYFRDFSYCDSGMIPWLLVLEIMSRTGNSLSSLVDQRIALFPASGEINRHVDDAQATIERVRAHYSPQAISEDFTDGVSLGFAQWRFNLRMSNTEPVVRLNVESRGDQALMEQKTAEVLEILGGQ comes from the coding sequence ATGGAGTTGACCTGTTTTAAAGCCTATGACATTCGCGGGCGGTTGCCCGATGAACTCAATGAAGAGATTGCCTACCGGATCGGGCGTGCCTATGCGGAGTTTCTCAAGCCGCAAAAAGTGATTGTCGGGCGGGATGTGCGCCTGTCCAGCACGTCGTTGTGTGCGGCGTTGGCCAAAGGGCTGACCGAGGCCGGTGTGGATGTCTTTGATATCGGCCTGTGCGGCACCGAAGAGGTCTACTTTGCGACATTCAGCCAGAATATGGACGGTGGCATCATGGTGACGGCCAGCCACAATCCCATGGATTTTAACGGCATGAAGCTGGTTCGCGAGCAGTCAAAACCGATCAGCAGTGATACCGGGCTCAAAGAGATTCAGACTATGGTGGCGGCCAACCGTTTTGTCGAGCCGCAACGCCAGGGAACCATCCAGTCACTGGATGTGACGCAAGAGTATGTGGACCATCTGCTTAGCTACATCGATGTCAATGCCCTGAAGCCGCTCAAAGTGGTGGTCAATGCCGGCAACGGTTGTGCCGGGCCAACCATTGATCGGCTGGAAAAATATCTGCCGTTTGAATTCATCAAAATTTACCATGAACCGGACGGCCATTTCCCCAACGGCATCCCCAATCCTATTTTGCCGGAAAACCGTGCGGCGACTGTTGAGGCCCTCAACGCCCATAACGCTGATGTTGGGATTGCCTGGGACGGCGATTTTGATCGCTGCTTTTTCTTTGATGAAACCGGTCGATTTATCGAAGGTTATTACCTGGTCGGCCTGCTCGGATTGGCCCTGTTGCAGAGCAACCCAGGCGCCAAGATTATTCACGATCCACGGTTGGTGTGGAACACCGTTGATATGGTCACCGAAGCCGGAGGTCAGGCGATCCAGTGCAAATCAGGCCATGCGTTCATCAAAGAGCGGATGCGTAGCGAAGATGCGATCTACGGCGGTGAGATGAGTGCCCATCATTATTTCCGCGATTTTTCCTATTGCGACAGCGGTATGATCCCGTGGTTGCTGGTGCTGGAGATCATGAGTCGTACCGGTAACAGCTTGTCGAGTCTGGTTGATCAGCGCATTGCGCTGTTTCCGGCCAGTGGTGAAATCAACCGCCATGTTGATGATGCTCAGGCCACCATTGAACGGGTTCGAGCCCATTACAGTCCGCAGGCCATCAGCGAAGATTTTACCGACGGTGTCAGCCTTGGATTTGCCCAATGGCGCTTCAATCTGCGCATGTCCAACACCGAGCCGGTGGTGCGCCTTAATGTCGAATCACGGGGTGATCAGGCGTTGATGGAGCAGAAAACTGCTGAAGTTCTTGAAATTTTAGGTGGCCAATAA
- a CDS encoding glycogen/starch/alpha-glucan phosphorylase produces MVIPDFERETETVVRKALKCLGNDEAGLEASFLHYLYNTFGRHLQSPHYYLFKALSYSVRDRLMARWRDTWLSHYQAGTKKAYYLSMEFLIGRSLLNNLLSLDVEDPVRNVLYRLGQTLEEVENAERDAGLGNGGLGRLAACFMDSCATLQLPVMGYGLRYKYGMFRQRIQNGYQMEDPDPWLRHGEYPWEVQRADYTCVIPFGGCTRMYKEPHSGRLIVHWDHDEEVLAVPYDVPIAGYQNQTVNTLRLWSAASVEDFNLSEFNAGSYYEAVAEKNEAESITMVLYPNDANESGKELRLRQQYFLVSASLQDILKHWKRNHGADFSNFSESNVFQLNDTHPSLAVVELMRLLVDDEHLEWDEAWCIVTQTMAYTNHTLLPEALETWSVSLIRRMLPRHLEIIYEINSRFLTEVSMKWPGDEQRVQRMSLIDPNNRVRMAHLALVGSFSVNGVAELHSRLLREGLFYDFYQLWPEKFNNKTNGVTPRRWLACANPQFRELLFETIGDGWMTDLSQLVRLEDYIDDRGFCRRWWQIRHHNKKRLAELVHQRTGIVINPEVMFDVQVKRIHEYKRQLLNVLHIIHLYARIKFERPSQWTNRCVIIGGKAAPGYAMAKKIIKLIHNVANVINNDPEVGDRLKLVFLPDYNVSAMEVICAGTDLSEQISTAGKEASGTGNMKFMMNGAITIGTLDGANVEIRDAVGEENFFLFGLHAEQVEQQRKTYRPVAVIAGDDDLKLVMQLLKSGHFNRFERGIFDDVIASLTSPHDPWMTLADFRSYVECQKRVAELFNDEEAWIRMSLINCARSGRFSTDRTMREYNDDIWRLTPVEVQTEQLPD; encoded by the coding sequence ATGGTCATTCCAGATTTTGAACGTGAAACCGAGACCGTTGTGCGCAAGGCCCTGAAATGTCTGGGCAATGATGAGGCGGGTCTTGAAGCCAGTTTTCTCCATTACCTGTACAACACCTTTGGCCGTCATCTGCAGTCGCCCCATTACTATCTGTTCAAAGCGCTGTCCTACAGTGTGCGCGACCGGCTGATGGCCCGCTGGCGCGATACCTGGCTGTCCCATTATCAGGCCGGAACCAAAAAAGCCTATTATCTGTCGATGGAGTTTCTCATCGGTCGCTCGTTGCTCAACAACCTGTTGAGTCTGGATGTTGAAGATCCGGTGCGCAACGTGCTGTATCGTCTCGGCCAGACCCTTGAAGAAGTGGAGAATGCCGAACGCGATGCCGGGTTGGGCAATGGTGGCCTCGGTCGGCTGGCTGCCTGCTTCATGGACAGCTGCGCTACATTGCAACTTCCGGTGATGGGCTATGGATTGCGCTATAAATACGGCATGTTCCGGCAACGGATTCAAAACGGTTACCAGATGGAAGACCCGGATCCCTGGTTGCGTCACGGCGAGTATCCCTGGGAGGTGCAACGGGCTGATTACACCTGCGTTATCCCGTTTGGCGGTTGTACGCGTATGTACAAGGAGCCCCATAGCGGACGGTTGATCGTGCACTGGGATCACGATGAGGAAGTGCTGGCCGTGCCTTATGATGTGCCGATTGCCGGGTATCAGAACCAGACCGTCAACACGTTGCGGTTGTGGTCGGCGGCCTCAGTGGAAGATTTCAACCTGTCGGAGTTTAACGCCGGGTCCTATTATGAAGCCGTGGCAGAGAAAAACGAGGCCGAAAGCATCACCATGGTGCTGTATCCCAATGATGCCAACGAGTCCGGCAAAGAGCTGCGCTTACGCCAGCAGTATTTTCTGGTGTCGGCCAGCCTGCAGGATATCCTCAAACACTGGAAGCGCAACCATGGAGCCGATTTCAGCAATTTCTCCGAAAGTAATGTCTTTCAGTTAAATGATACCCACCCCAGTCTGGCCGTGGTTGAGCTGATGCGACTGCTGGTTGATGACGAACATCTCGAATGGGATGAGGCCTGGTGCATTGTCACGCAGACCATGGCTTACACCAATCACACCCTGCTGCCTGAAGCTCTGGAGACCTGGTCGGTTTCGTTAATACGGCGCATGTTGCCGCGCCATCTGGAGATCATTTACGAGATCAACAGCCGCTTTCTGACTGAGGTATCGATGAAGTGGCCCGGTGATGAACAACGGGTGCAGCGTATGTCACTTATCGATCCCAACAACCGGGTGCGTATGGCTCATCTCGCTCTGGTCGGCAGTTTTTCGGTCAATGGGGTGGCCGAACTGCATTCACGCTTGTTGCGCGAGGGGCTGTTTTACGATTTTTATCAGTTGTGGCCGGAAAAGTTCAACAACAAGACCAACGGTGTCACCCCGCGGCGCTGGCTGGCTTGTGCTAATCCTCAATTTCGTGAACTGTTGTTTGAAACCATCGGCGATGGCTGGATGACTGATCTGTCACAGTTGGTACGATTGGAAGATTATATTGATGATCGGGGCTTTTGCCGGCGTTGGTGGCAGATCCGCCACCACAATAAAAAACGTCTTGCCGAGCTGGTTCACCAACGTACCGGGATTGTGATCAATCCTGAGGTGATGTTCGATGTCCAGGTCAAGCGGATTCACGAATATAAACGGCAGTTGCTCAATGTGCTGCATATCATTCACCTGTATGCGCGGATTAAATTTGAGCGCCCAAGCCAGTGGACTAACCGCTGTGTGATTATCGGCGGCAAAGCAGCCCCCGGTTATGCCATGGCCAAGAAGATCATCAAACTGATCCATAATGTCGCCAATGTCATTAACAACGATCCGGAAGTCGGTGACCGCCTCAAATTGGTGTTTTTGCCCGATTATAATGTCTCGGCCATGGAAGTGATTTGCGCCGGTACCGATCTTTCCGAACAGATTTCCACCGCCGGCAAAGAAGCCTCTGGAACCGGGAATATGAAGTTTATGATGAATGGTGCCATCACCATCGGCACCCTCGACGGGGCCAATGTTGAGATTCGTGACGCTGTGGGCGAAGAGAACTTCTTTCTGTTCGGTTTACATGCCGAGCAGGTGGAGCAACAACGAAAAACCTACCGGCCTGTTGCGGTCATTGCCGGAGATGATGATTTGAAACTGGTGATGCAATTGCTCAAATCGGGCCATTTCAACCGCTTTGAACGAGGCATTTTTGATGATGTCATTGCCTCATTGACCAGTCCCCATGATCCGTGGATGACTCTGGCCGACTTCCGCAGTTATGTGGAGTGCCAGAAACGGGTGGCCGAGCTGTTTAACGATGAGGAGGCTTGGATACGGATGAGCCTGATCAACTGTGCGCGCAGTGGTCGTTTCTCCACCGATCGTACCATGCGTGAATACAATGACGATATCTGGCGGCTGACTCCGGTAGAAGTTCAGACCGAGCAACTGCCGGACTGA
- the glgB gene encoding 1,4-alpha-glucan branching protein GlgB, whose translation MIEEPLTPDHYDVKCLAEGRHYDPFVLLGYHETPTDEWIIREWLPTATRAWIIDGPQLEAVGNSGVFRARISRADKQRLGNHYAIGWQEADGFEHQVISSYTFLPQVGDVDLHLFAEGRHWFLYDVLGANPCCLDGIDGVLFAVWAPSAERVSVVGGFNAWNGLRHPMRSRGQSGVWELFIPGLCPDDRYKFEIRDQWGHVHQKTDPYARSMEMRPRTASIIHASQHEWHDQAWMEQRREYDWQHQPLSIYEVHLGSWQRRDDQRFLNYRELAHRLVDYVLWMGFTHINLMPISEHPLDESWGYQTTGYYAPTRRFGDPDDFRYFVDHCHQNGIGVFLDWVPAHFPKDDYALARFDGSALYEHEDPRLGEHQDWGTYIFNFGRNEVRNFLIANALYWMREFHLDGLRVDAVASMLYLDYSREPGEWLPNAYGGNENIDAIDFIKTLNTEIHAQYPGAVLMAEESTSWPMVSRPTWMGGLGFSMKWNMGWMNDTLGYFSQNPVYRSFHHNELTFSQMYAYFENFILPLSHDEVVHLKHSLVDKMPGDVWQKRANLRLLFSYMMVHPGKKLLFMGGEFAQWEEWDCRHSLDWSVCDDPGHRGVQLLMRDLNHLYQQETALHLHDFESQGFDWIDCHDHQQSVLSFIRQAGDEQLICLFNFTPVVREGYRIGLPRRGCYRELINSDAEIYGGSNVGLAGRLCSEDQSWMGRPVSGIVTLPPLAMLVLKWEGDL comes from the coding sequence ATGATTGAAGAACCGCTAACTCCGGATCATTATGATGTCAAATGCCTTGCCGAAGGGCGTCATTATGATCCGTTTGTCCTGCTTGGCTACCATGAAACGCCGACGGACGAGTGGATTATCCGTGAATGGCTACCGACGGCAACTCGGGCGTGGATTATCGATGGTCCGCAACTGGAGGCTGTTGGCAACAGCGGCGTCTTCCGTGCGCGGATCAGTCGCGCTGATAAGCAGCGTCTTGGCAATCATTATGCGATCGGTTGGCAGGAAGCCGACGGTTTTGAACATCAGGTGATCTCTTCCTATACGTTTTTACCTCAGGTCGGCGATGTCGACTTGCATCTGTTCGCGGAGGGGCGTCATTGGTTTCTCTACGATGTCCTTGGTGCTAACCCCTGTTGTCTGGATGGTATTGACGGTGTGTTGTTTGCCGTCTGGGCGCCGTCGGCCGAGAGGGTTTCCGTGGTGGGCGGGTTCAATGCCTGGAACGGACTGCGTCACCCCATGCGTTCGCGGGGACAATCCGGTGTCTGGGAGCTGTTTATTCCCGGCCTGTGCCCTGATGACCGCTATAAATTTGAAATTCGCGATCAATGGGGCCATGTCCACCAAAAGACCGACCCTTACGCCCGTTCCATGGAGATGCGACCGCGCACCGCCTCAATTATCCATGCCAGTCAGCATGAATGGCACGATCAGGCGTGGATGGAACAACGCCGCGAATACGACTGGCAGCATCAACCGCTGAGTATCTACGAAGTGCACCTTGGTTCGTGGCAACGGCGTGATGATCAGCGCTTCCTCAATTACCGCGAGCTGGCCCATCGCTTGGTCGATTATGTGTTGTGGATGGGGTTCACCCACATCAACCTGATGCCGATCAGCGAACATCCCCTCGACGAATCGTGGGGCTATCAGACCACCGGGTATTATGCGCCGACGCGCCGGTTCGGCGATCCCGACGATTTCCGTTACTTTGTTGATCATTGTCATCAAAACGGTATCGGCGTGTTTCTCGATTGGGTGCCGGCCCATTTCCCTAAGGATGATTACGCCTTGGCCCGCTTTGACGGTAGCGCTCTCTATGAGCACGAAGATCCGCGCCTCGGCGAACACCAGGATTGGGGCACCTATATTTTCAATTTCGGTCGCAATGAGGTGCGCAATTTTCTCATTGCCAACGCGTTGTATTGGATGCGCGAATTTCACCTCGACGGTTTGCGGGTCGATGCCGTGGCTTCGATGTTGTATCTCGATTACTCACGTGAGCCGGGAGAATGGCTGCCCAACGCCTATGGCGGTAACGAAAATATCGATGCCATTGATTTTATCAAAACCCTCAACACTGAGATCCACGCCCAGTATCCCGGTGCCGTGTTGATGGCTGAAGAATCGACCTCATGGCCGATGGTATCGCGACCCACCTGGATGGGCGGACTGGGGTTTTCCATGAAATGGAACATGGGCTGGATGAACGATACCCTGGGCTATTTTTCACAGAATCCGGTGTATCGGTCCTTTCATCATAACGAGCTGACCTTCAGTCAGATGTACGCTTATTTTGAAAACTTTATTTTGCCGCTATCGCATGACGAAGTGGTGCATCTTAAACATTCTTTGGTCGATAAAATGCCCGGTGACGTGTGGCAAAAACGGGCTAACCTGCGATTGCTGTTCAGTTATATGATGGTCCATCCGGGAAAGAAGCTGCTGTTCATGGGCGGTGAGTTTGCCCAGTGGGAAGAGTGGGATTGTCGCCACAGTCTCGACTGGTCGGTGTGTGATGATCCGGGGCATCGTGGTGTGCAGTTGCTGATGCGCGACCTGAATCATCTCTACCAGCAGGAGACTGCTCTACATCTGCACGATTTTGAGTCACAGGGTTTTGATTGGATCGATTGTCATGACCATCAACAGTCGGTCTTAAGCTTTATTCGTCAGGCCGGTGATGAACAACTGATCTGCCTGTTCAACTTTACCCCGGTGGTGCGTGAAGGTTACCGCATCGGCTTGCCACGGCGCGGCTGCTATCGGGAATTGATCAACAGTGATGCCGAAATTTACGGTGGCAGCAATGTCGGTTTGGCGGGTCGGCTGTGCAGCGAAGACCAATCGTGGATGGGCCGACCGGTCAGTGGCATAGTGACTTTGCCACCACTGGCAATGCTGGTGTTGAAATGGGAAGGTGATCTCTGA
- the glgA gene encoding glycogen synthase GlgA gives MKILFATSEVYPLIKTGGLADVSSGLPAALHALGEDVRVVIPAYRDALSAVGAVEELARFAVSGCGVTRTVTVLSAVEKPFDAEVLLLAVDDLFNRSGNPYQNSDGEDLWDNGERFGLFSRAVVEIAMDRAGLRWQPDVVHSHDWQTGLVPAFLSLETPRPRTVFTIHNLSYPGRFPYALFAGLGLPADWWHYTKLEFYNSLSMIKGGIVFADQVTTVSPSYADEICLPEHGLGLDGALQQCRDEQRLSGIINGMDTQVWNPATDEHIPYRYSVKKGRVAQKKRNKQALLTQMAGPHGEAVLDAPLCGFVGRLVEQKGIDLIVDAVPDLLENSDACFVFIGSGQAQYETLLRGLAERHPQRVFVYIGYSEAMAHLLEAGCDLFLMPSRFEPCGLNQMYSLTYGTPPLVHATGGLKDTVVNATADSIKQGDGTGFVFNVPSSDALRDTLLQALALYRRLRSWQQLQKNGMLKDFSWQSSAERYLELYRSGEV, from the coding sequence ATGAAAATACTGTTTGCAACCTCGGAAGTGTATCCGCTGATTAAAACCGGCGGGCTGGCTGATGTCAGCTCGGGGTTGCCGGCGGCGTTACACGCCTTGGGAGAAGACGTTCGGGTCGTGATCCCGGCCTATCGCGATGCTTTGTCCGCTGTTGGCGCGGTTGAGGAGCTTGCCCGTTTTGCTGTCAGCGGCTGTGGTGTGACCCGCACTGTTACGGTGTTGTCGGCCGTGGAGAAACCGTTTGATGCCGAGGTGCTGCTGCTGGCGGTGGATGATCTGTTCAATCGGTCGGGCAATCCCTATCAGAACAGTGACGGTGAAGACTTGTGGGATAACGGTGAACGGTTTGGTCTGTTCAGCCGTGCCGTGGTTGAGATCGCCATGGATCGTGCCGGCCTGCGCTGGCAACCCGATGTGGTGCATAGCCACGATTGGCAGACCGGTCTGGTGCCGGCGTTTCTCAGCTTGGAAACGCCACGGCCGCGCACGGTGTTTACGATCCATAACCTGTCCTACCCCGGCCGTTTCCCCTATGCGCTGTTTGCCGGACTCGGACTGCCTGCCGACTGGTGGCATTACACTAAACTGGAATTTTACAATAGCCTGTCGATGATTAAGGGTGGGATCGTTTTTGCCGACCAAGTGACCACGGTCAGTCCCAGTTATGCCGACGAGATCTGTCTGCCCGAGCACGGCTTGGGCTTGGATGGTGCGTTGCAGCAATGCCGCGATGAACAGCGCCTGAGCGGCATTATCAATGGCATGGATACCCAAGTCTGGAACCCGGCCACAGATGAACATATCCCGTATCGCTACAGTGTGAAAAAAGGGCGGGTGGCACAGAAAAAACGCAATAAGCAGGCGCTGTTGACTCAGATGGCCGGTCCTCATGGTGAGGCTGTCCTGGACGCGCCGTTGTGCGGATTTGTCGGTCGGCTGGTGGAGCAGAAAGGCATTGATCTGATTGTTGATGCCGTACCTGACTTGTTGGAAAACAGCGACGCCTGTTTTGTCTTTATCGGCAGCGGCCAGGCGCAGTATGAGACGCTGTTGCGTGGGTTGGCCGAACGCCATCCCCAGCGGGTGTTTGTTTATATCGGTTATTCGGAAGCCATGGCCCATCTGCTTGAAGCGGGCTGTGATCTGTTCCTGATGCCGTCGCGCTTTGAACCCTGTGGCCTCAACCAGATGTACAGTCTTACCTATGGCACACCGCCACTGGTCCACGCCACTGGTGGTCTCAAGGACACCGTGGTTAATGCGACGGCCGACAGCATCAAACAGGGTGACGGCACGGGATTTGTTTTCAATGTGCCATCCAGTGATGCGTTACGCGATACATTGTTGCAGGCGCTGGCGCTCTATCGGCGTCTGCGCAGTTGGCAGCAATTACAGAAAAACGGCATGCTCAAAGATTTCAGCTGGCAATCCAGTGCTGAGCGTTATCTTGAACTGTACCGTTCGGGAGAGGTATAA